A DNA window from Eptesicus fuscus isolate TK198812 chromosome 8, DD_ASM_mEF_20220401, whole genome shotgun sequence contains the following coding sequences:
- the LOC103289730 gene encoding small integral membrane protein 15-like has protein sequence MWDRKAWAGSAAERAAKDPGGFLTAVISALTPLFLASAVLAWKLAKVIEARGKGAKKKQNKKRQENIAKTKRLQKDCRNEQAPQPEETHLGNYAALEGPCKVSFLDL, from the coding sequence ATGTGGGACAgaaaggcctgggctgggagtgCTGCCGAACGGGCTGCAAAGGACCCAGGTGGCTTCCTTACAGCAGTTATTTCGGCCCTTACTCCATTGTTTCTAGCAAGTGCTGTCCTGGCCTGGAAACTGGCCAAGGTGATTGAGGCCAGGGGaaaaggagcaaaaaaaaaacaaaacaaaaaacgccaagaaaatattgcaaaaacGAAACGACTGCAAAAGGACTGCAGGAATGAACAGGCTCCTCAACCAGAGGAAACTCATTTGGGAAATTACGCAGCTTTGGAAGGACCCTGTAAGGTTTCCTTTCTGGATTTATGA